Proteins co-encoded in one Camelus bactrianus isolate YW-2024 breed Bactrian camel chromosome 6, ASM4877302v1, whole genome shotgun sequence genomic window:
- the BAG5 gene encoding BAG family molecular chaperone regulator 5 has translation MEMGNQHPSISRLQEIQKEVKSIEQQVIGFSGLSDDKNYKKLERILTKQLFEIDSVDTEGKGDIQQARKRAARETERLLKELEQNANHPHRLEIQSIFKEAQSLVKEKIVPFYSGGNCVTDEFEEGIQDIILRLTHVKTGGKISLRKARYHTLTKICAVQEIIEDCMKKQPSLPLSEDAHPSVAKINSVMCEVNKARGTLIALLMGVNSNETCRHLSCVLSGLIAALDALDVCGRTEIRNYRKEVVEDINKLLKYLDLEEEADTTYAFDLGQNHSILKIEKVLKRMREIKNELLQAQNPPELYLSSKTELQGLIGQLDEVSLEKNPCIREARRRAVIEVQTLITYIDLKEALEKRKAFVCEEHPSHKAIWDVLGNLSEIQGEVLSFDGNRTDKNYMRLEELLTKQLLALDAVDPQGEEKCKAARKQAVKLAQNILSYLDLKSDEWEY, from the coding sequence TCTATTAGTAGGCTTCAGGAAATCCAAAAGGAAGTAAAAAGTATAGAACAGCAAGTAATTGGTTTCAGTGGTCTGTCAGACGACAAGAATTACAAGAAACTGGAGAGGATTCTAACAAAACAACTTTTTGAAATAGACTCTGTAGACACTGAAGGAAAAGGAGACATTCAGCAAGCTAGGAAGAGGGCAGCACGAGAGACAGAGCGGCTGCTCAAAGAGCTGGAGCAGAACGCGAACCACCCGCACCGGCTCGAGATACAGAGCATATTTAAAGAAGCCCAGTCCCTGGTGAAGGAGAAGATCGTGCCATTTTATAGTGGAGGCAACTGTGTAACTGATGAATTTGAAGAAGGCATCCAGGATATCATTTTGCGGTTGACACATGTTAAAACTGGAGGCAAGATCTCCTTGCGGAAAGCTCGGTATCACACTTTAACCAAAATCTGTGCGGTGCAAGAGATTATCGAGGACTGCATGAAGAAGCAGCCTTCCCTGCCACTGTCCGAGGACGCACACCCTTCCGTTGCCAAGATTAACTCTGTGATGTGTGAGGTGAACAAGGCCAGAGGCACTCTGATCGCTCTCCTCATGGGAGTGAACAGTAACGAAACCTGCAGGCACTTGTCCTGTGTGCTCTCGGGGCTGATCGCGGCCCTGGATGCCCTGGATGTGTGCGGGCGCACTGAGATCAGAAACTACCGGAAGGAGGTCGTGGAAGATATCAACAAGTTATTGAAATATTTGGATTTAGAAGAGGAAGCAGATACCACTTACGCGTTTGACCTGGGACAGAatcattccattttaaaaatagagaaagtcCTCAAGAGAATGCGAGAGATAAAAAACGAACTGCTTCAAGCCCAGAATCCTCCTGAGTTGTACCTAAGTTCCAAAACAGAATTGCAGGGCTTGATTGGACAGCTGGATGAGGTCAGTCTCGAAAAGAACCCCTGTATCCGGGAGGCCAGGAGGAGAGCAGTGATCGAAGTGCAGACCCTCATCACGTACATCGACTTGAAGGAAGCCCTGGAGAAGAGAAAGGCGTTTGTGTGTGAGGAGCACCCCTCACACAAGGCCATCTGGGACGTCCTTGGAAACCTGTCGGAGATCCAGGGAGAAGTCCTCTCATTTGACGGCAACCGGACTGATAAGAACTACATGCGGCTGGAAGAGCTGCTCACCAAGCAGCTGCTGGCCCTGGATGCGGTCGACCCGCAGGGAGAGGAGAAGTGTAAGGCTGCCCGGAAGCAGGCGGTGAAGCTCGCCCAGAACATCCTCAGCTATCTCGACCTGAAATCTGATGAGTGGGAGTACTGA